The following are encoded together in the Planctomycetota bacterium genome:
- a CDS encoding M48 family metalloprotease: MPRLFVLIPLLLWLAAPTESVGGWVAGAGTWILCFVAPAFAWIASLARARALNRLRMTPRWARSLTIWSLPWLIVAFAIACFAGGWPGTVVAWLGEGTDGFDTKAVVVGTAPAYVAWALVVAGEWPIVRRRSPDEARVSFAKWWLAELRPTLLVTLAPLAVFWLVKDSIALLLSVTFAPTGELAAALLTIFALAASLTIGPPVVRRVLPTEPIADDDGPGGQLYDLVRRTALKCPAGLLRVWHTGGSVINALAVGIVPRFRYVLLSDLLLRSLPVEHVEAVLAHELGHLRHRHVLWFLIFFVAASLTTLGPIDLAYGWVLPPSEVTATLVIDSIVSVALIVGILTGFVLLSRLFERQADVFAARLISPGDSVSATGAW; the protein is encoded by the coding sequence ATGCCACGGTTGTTCGTCCTGATTCCGCTGCTGCTCTGGCTGGCAGCGCCGACGGAGTCGGTAGGTGGATGGGTGGCGGGTGCTGGGACGTGGATTCTGTGTTTTGTGGCTCCCGCGTTTGCGTGGATCGCGTCGCTGGCGCGGGCGCGTGCGCTCAACCGGCTGCGGATGACGCCGCGATGGGCGCGATCACTGACGATCTGGTCGCTGCCGTGGTTGATCGTCGCCTTCGCGATCGCCTGCTTCGCCGGGGGGTGGCCGGGGACGGTCGTCGCGTGGCTGGGCGAAGGCACCGACGGCTTCGACACCAAGGCCGTCGTCGTCGGAACGGCACCGGCGTACGTGGCTTGGGCGCTTGTCGTCGCGGGTGAGTGGCCGATCGTCCGACGTCGCTCGCCCGACGAGGCCCGCGTGTCGTTCGCAAAGTGGTGGCTCGCAGAACTTCGGCCGACGCTGCTGGTGACGCTCGCACCGCTGGCGGTCTTCTGGCTCGTCAAAGATTCGATCGCCCTGTTGCTGTCGGTGACATTCGCCCCGACGGGCGAGCTGGCAGCAGCGCTGTTGACGATCTTCGCTCTGGCCGCGTCGCTCACGATCGGTCCGCCGGTGGTGCGACGTGTCCTGCCGACCGAACCCATCGCCGACGACGACGGCCCGGGCGGACAGCTGTACGACCTGGTTCGACGCACCGCACTCAAATGCCCGGCCGGCTTGCTCCGCGTCTGGCACACGGGCGGCAGTGTCATCAATGCGTTGGCCGTCGGCATCGTCCCGAGGTTCCGGTACGTGCTCTTGAGCGACCTGCTGCTGCGTTCGCTACCGGTCGAACACGTCGAGGCCGTCCTCGCGCACGAGCTGGGGCACCTCCGGCATCGGCACGTGCTGTGGTTCCTCATCTTCTTCGTCGCGGCCTCGCTCACGACGCTGGGGCCGATCGATCTGGCGTACGGCTGGGTCCTTCCACCCAGCGAGGTGACGGCGACGCTGGTCATCGACAGCATCGTCTCAGTGGCGTTGATTGTCGGCATCCTGACCGGCTTCGTCTTGCTGAGTCGGCTGTTCGAGCGACAGGCCGACGTGTTTGCGGCCCGGCTCATCAGTCCCGGCGATTCGGTTTCGGCGACAGGCGCGTGGG
- the ribA gene encoding GTP cyclohydrolase II: MPFDSIDDCLHALRQGEMVILVDDEDRENEGDIIAAAEFVTPTMINFMVKEGRGMLFVAVDGETADRLKLQPQSGVNTAQRGTAYTVTVDATADFGITTGVSATERATTVRRLADPRAHADDFDRPGHIQPIRAREGGTLVRAGHTEGIPDLCRLAGLRPVGVGIEVMRDDGEMARRPDLERFAKKHGLKMCTVADIIRYRTERETLITRVESIRLPTRWGEFTLHAYDSAIDQQPHLALVRGDDIGQRRPDGSAIPAETPAIVRVHSECLTGDIFGSGRCDCGDQLDLAMRRIDQEGRGVLLYLRQEGRGIGLTNKLHAYRLQDKGLDTVEANLKLGLPADRREYGIGVQIFKDLGLKKLRVLTNNPKKIYGIEGHGLEVVEQLPIVVEPGAHNAAYLATKRQKMGHTF, translated from the coding sequence ATGCCGTTCGACAGCATTGACGACTGCCTGCACGCCCTTCGTCAAGGCGAGATGGTGATCCTCGTCGACGACGAGGACCGTGAGAACGAGGGCGACATCATCGCCGCCGCGGAGTTCGTCACGCCGACCATGATCAACTTCATGGTCAAGGAAGGCCGCGGCATGCTGTTCGTCGCGGTCGACGGCGAGACGGCCGACCGGCTCAAGCTCCAGCCGCAGTCGGGCGTCAACACGGCTCAGCGCGGCACGGCCTACACCGTCACCGTCGACGCCACCGCCGACTTCGGCATCACGACCGGCGTGAGCGCCACCGAACGCGCGACCACCGTCCGACGCCTCGCCGATCCGCGTGCGCACGCCGACGACTTCGACCGGCCGGGCCACATCCAGCCGATCCGCGCACGCGAAGGTGGCACGCTGGTTCGCGCTGGGCACACGGAGGGCATTCCGGACCTCTGCCGACTCGCGGGGCTCCGGCCGGTCGGCGTGGGCATCGAGGTCATGCGCGACGACGGTGAGATGGCCCGCCGGCCCGACCTCGAACGCTTCGCCAAGAAGCACGGCCTGAAGATGTGCACGGTCGCGGACATCATCCGCTACCGCACGGAGCGAGAGACGCTGATCACCCGCGTCGAGTCGATCCGCCTGCCGACACGCTGGGGCGAGTTCACGCTCCACGCCTACGACTCGGCGATTGACCAACAGCCGCACCTCGCGCTAGTCCGAGGCGACGACATCGGCCAACGGCGTCCGGACGGCTCGGCAATACCAGCCGAGACGCCCGCCATCGTCCGCGTCCACAGCGAGTGCCTCACCGGCGACATCTTCGGCTCCGGCCGGTGCGACTGTGGCGACCAGCTGGACCTGGCCATGCGGCGCATCGACCAGGAAGGTCGCGGCGTGCTGCTCTATCTCCGTCAGGAAGGCCGCGGCATCGGGCTGACCAACAAGCTCCACGCGTATCGCCTGCAGGACAAGGGGCTCGACACTGTCGAAGCCAACCTCAAGCTCGGCCTCCCCGCCGACCGCCGCGAGTACGGCATCGGCGTGCAGATCTTCAAGGACTTGGGCCTCAAGAAGCTCCGCGTTCTCACGAACAACCCGAAGAAGATCTACGGCATCGAGGGACACGGTCTCGAAGTCGTCGAGCAACTTCCCATCGTCGTCGAACCGGGCGCACACAACGCGGCTTATCTCGCGACAAAGCGTCAGAAGATGGGACACACGTTCTGA